The Microbacterium forte sequence GGCGGCACCGAGGAGGACGCGGCGGCGACGGCGGCTCGGAAGGAATGACATGGGGGCTCCTCAAGGCGTCGGGTCGGGGAAGCAGATCGGCGCTCACGCTAGGAGCCGAGGGACGACCACCGCATCGCGGACGTAACAGTTCGTCGTGGAGCGACGCGAAGAGTCATCCGGCGGGTCGCCGCACTGCTCGAGTGGCTATGGTCGCGACGTCCCCGATCTCCTGAGGAGCACCATGTCTCGCCGCATCATCCTGAACGCCTTCGACATGACCTGCGTGACTCATCAGGCTCCAGGACTCTGGCGGCACCCTGAGAACCAGGCCGATCGGTACCACGATCTCGACTATTGGGTGGATCTCGCGAAGACCCTCGAGCGGGGCAGGTTCGATGCGATCTTCATCGCTGACGTGCTCGGGACGTACGACGTCTATCGCGACTCGGCCGCCACCGCGCTCGGTGATGCGACGCAGGTTCCCCTCGGCGACCCCGTCGTGCAGATCTCCGCCATGGCGCACGCGACAGAGCATCTCGGATTCGGTGTGACCGTCGCCACGACCTACGAGCAGCCGTACGCGCTCGCGCGCCGGTTCTCGACTCTCGACCACTTCACGCGCGGCCGCGTGGGATGGAACGTCGTGACGAGCTACCTCGACTCCGCCGCCCGAAACCTCGGGCTCGACACGCAGATCGCGCACGACGACCGGTACGAGATCGCCGAGGAGTTCCTCGACGTCACATACAAGCTGTGGGAAGGGTCGTGGGAGGACACCGCCGTGCTGCGCGATCGGGAGGCCGGCGTCTTCGCGGATGCGTCGCGCGTGCACCCGATCGGCCACGAGGGGCGGCATTACCGGGTTCCCGGCATCCATCTCGCCGAACCCAGCCTCCAGCGCACGCCGGTGATGTTCCAGGCGGGCGCCTCCCCTCGCGGACGCCAGTTCGCCGCGAAGCACGGCGAGGCGATCTTCATCAACGGGTTGCGTCCGGAGGCGACGCGTCCGGTCACCGACGACATCCGCGATCGCGCCGAAGCTCTCGGGCGCCCGCGGGATTCGGTCAAGATCCTCACTCTGGTCACGGTCGTCGTCGCGGCGACGGACGAGGAGGCTCAGGCGAAGCTCGAAGACTATCGCCGCTATGTCTCGGTCGAGGGCGCGCTGGCACTCTATGCCGGATGGACGGGACTCGACCTGTCGCAGTACGACCCCGACGTCCCCCTCGAATACGTCGACACGGATGCCGGACGATCCGCCCTCTCGGTCTTCACCAAGGCCGATCCGGAGCGCAAGTGGACGCCTCGCGACATCGCCCACTACGTCGGGATCGGCGGCATCGGTCCCGTCATCGTGGGCAGCCCGCAGACCGTGGCGGACGAGCTCGAACGATGGGTCGAGGTCGGCGGTGTCGACGGCTTCAACATCGCCTACGTCGTGACACCCGGGTCGTTCGAGGACATCGTGGACCACCTCGTGCCCGAGCTCCGCCGCCGCGGGCGCACCTGGGACGACTACCCCGAGGGCACGCTGCGTGGACGACTCAGCGGCGACGGCTCCCCCGTGGTGCCGGAGTGGCATCCCGCGCACGCCTACCGCGGCGCCTACGAGGGCGGCGCGTCGGCTCTCGACGGCACGCTCGGCGGGCCGCTGGTGGATACAGCGGCCGCCTCTGTTCCGGCGGAACTCGACGACCTGACAGAACTCACCGAGAAGGAGGGCGCCCGATGAGCGTCATCGCAGACACCACCCACCGCAGCCGATGGACGGGAACGGCGGATGCCGAAGAACGCGCGCACTGGCGCGGCATCGCCGAGCGCGTCGCCGCCGAGCTCGAGAGCGATGCGCTGCAGCGCGACCGAGCGAACCAGGACCCGACGGTCGAGCTCGACCTGCTCCGCGAGGCGGGGCTGGTGACGCTTCTGCAGCCGGCCGAGTTCGGGGGTGGCGGCGCGCACTGGGAGACGGCCTTCCTCGTCATCCGCGTCCTGTCGCGCGCCGATGCGTCGGTCGCCCAGGTTCTCGCGTACCACTACATCAACTCGGGCAACATCGGCTTCGCAGCCGACCCGTCGGTGCAGGAGAGATGGCACCGCAAGACCACAGAGGGCCGATGGGTGTGGGGCGACTCCGTGAACCCGACCGACCCCGACCTCGAACTGACCGTCGACGGCGAGGGGTATCAACTCAACGGTCTCAAGCGCTTCTCGACCGGTGCCTCGGCCGGCGACGTCGTGCTGGCGGCCGCACTCGTGCGCGGCGGCGAGCGCGACGGTCAGGTGCTGTTCGTCGTGCTGGACCACGATCGCGACGGCATCCGATATCTCGGCGACTGGGATGCACTGGGACAGCGGCTGTCGGCGAGCGGGTCCGTCCGCTTCGAAGACGTGCGTGTGTCTGCCGACGACGTGCTCGGCGAGCTCGGGGACGAGCCTTTCTCGACGCTGATCACGCCAGGCATCCAGCTCGCCTTCGGCAACCTCTACCTCGGTGTCGCCGAGGGAGCACTCGCCCGGGGACTCGACATCGTCCGTGCGCGCCCGCGCGCCTGGTTCCTCAGC is a genomic window containing:
- a CDS encoding LLM class flavin-dependent oxidoreductase; translation: MSRRIILNAFDMTCVTHQAPGLWRHPENQADRYHDLDYWVDLAKTLERGRFDAIFIADVLGTYDVYRDSAATALGDATQVPLGDPVVQISAMAHATEHLGFGVTVATTYEQPYALARRFSTLDHFTRGRVGWNVVTSYLDSAARNLGLDTQIAHDDRYEIAEEFLDVTYKLWEGSWEDTAVLRDREAGVFADASRVHPIGHEGRHYRVPGIHLAEPSLQRTPVMFQAGASPRGRQFAAKHGEAIFINGLRPEATRPVTDDIRDRAEALGRPRDSVKILTLVTVVVAATDEEAQAKLEDYRRYVSVEGALALYAGWTGLDLSQYDPDVPLEYVDTDAGRSALSVFTKADPERKWTPRDIAHYVGIGGIGPVIVGSPQTVADELERWVEVGGVDGFNIAYVVTPGSFEDIVDHLVPELRRRGRTWDDYPEGTLRGRLSGDGSPVVPEWHPAHAYRGAYEGGASALDGTLGGPLVDTAAASVPAELDDLTELTEKEGAR
- a CDS encoding acyl-CoA dehydrogenase family protein gives rise to the protein MSVIADTTHRSRWTGTADAEERAHWRGIAERVAAELESDALQRDRANQDPTVELDLLREAGLVTLLQPAEFGGGGAHWETAFLVIRVLSRADASVAQVLAYHYINSGNIGFAADPSVQERWHRKTTEGRWVWGDSVNPTDPDLELTVDGEGYQLNGLKRFSTGASAGDVVLAAALVRGGERDGQVLFVVLDHDRDGIRYLGDWDALGQRLSASGSVRFEDVRVSADDVLGELGDEPFSTLITPGIQLAFGNLYLGVAEGALARGLDIVRARPRAWFLSQADSYRDDPFVQRVVGEFSSRIAAVEALADRAGRLFDEVVDEGDGVTAARRGELAIEIAKVKVVSTEVGIEVANRIFEITGSSSARADVGLDLFWRNIRTHSLHDPIDYKKLEVGAWTLNGELQPISLYT